In Pseudophryne corroboree isolate aPseCor3 chromosome 3, aPseCor3.hap2, whole genome shotgun sequence, a genomic segment contains:
- the LOC135057356 gene encoding cornifin alpha-like, which translates to MLSPVAMPPPRSINQKPPGSMILPPPCSVKLAQLRKLDMALHRRMLLPPQHHMHLPTQCSMNLPPPCSMNLPPPCSMNLPPPCSMNLPSPCSMNLPPPCSMNLPPVWNMNLPPVCNMNLQQSCYVDLPPHRSVDLPPPCRMDRPPSSSVDLPPLLCLDLTIHCRMVLSLPCM; encoded by the coding sequence ATGTTGTCTCCTGTAGCCATGCCACCACCGCGCAGCATCAACCAGAAACCACCGGGCAGCATGATCCTGCCACCACCGTGTAGCGTGAAGCTGGCACAATTGCGTAAATTGGACATGGCACTACATCGCCGCATGCTCCTGCCACCACAGCACCACATGCACCTGCCAACacagtgcagcatgaacctgccaccgccgtgcagcatgaacctgccaccgccGTGCAGCATGAACTTGCCAccgccgtgcagcatgaacctgccatctccgtgcagcatgaacctgccaccaccatgcagcatgaacctgccaccagtGTGGAACATGAACCTGCCACCAGTGTGCAACATGAACCTGCAACAATCGTGCTACGTGGACCTGCCACCACATCGCagtgtggacctgccaccaccatgcaggATGGACCGACCACCATCGAGCAGCGTGGACCTGCCCCCACTTCTCTGCCTGGACCTGACGATACATTGCCGCATGGTCCTGTCCCTACCATGTATGTAA